The Chlorobaculum sp. MV4-Y genome contains the following window.
AATAGCGTTTTGAGTTCTTGTCGCCCAACTTGATTGTGACCGACATCTTTGAAATTCCATATGGTAAGAGGTACGATTCCATCCTTTACATCGGTAAGAAACCTCTTAATCGAGGGGACATTTTCGCCATTTTCACCAAACCAAATACGATTATCTGAAACCATTTCAGCGAATTTTTCTTTTGAAACACGCCAACAGGCTCCATGAGGTGGGTTTACAATTCTTCCTGAAGGCGTTGTGATTGGAAAGTCGTATGCTTCAGAGTATGATTTTACAGACAGATCACTTGATTTCCAAGGACCACGGGGGTCATTGTCACGGTTCGTGTATCGATTATTTTGTTCATCGGTTCGTGGCAATAACTTGGGATACCACTTTTCTTTTACTTTTGCGTATACAAATATATGGTCATGGTTATCGCTAAACCATTTTGCATCGTTGGATGGAGCATACTTTTTTTCCCATATCACATTTGCAACAAAATTATCTGCACCAAAAATTTCATCACAAAGTTCTCTGATACTTCCAGCTTCACCATCATCGATACTAATGAAAATGATTCCATCGTCCCTTAAAAGATTTCTTGCAAGTTTAAGTCTTGGATACATCATCGAAAGCCAATCGGAATGAAATCTTCCATTTGCTTCAGTGTTTGCGACTAAACGATTTCCTGATGCATCTTTCTGATTTGACTTTAGTAAAAACGATTCAGTATTTTCCGCAAAATCATCCTCATAGATAAAGTCATTCCCCGTGTTGTATGGCGGGTCGATATAGATCATCTTAACCTTGCCGAGGTAGGTCTCCTGCAACAGCTTCAGCGCGTCGAGGTTATCGCCCTCGATGAACAGATTCTTCGTGGTATCAAAATCCACGCTCTCTTCCCGGCAGGGACGCAGGGTCTTGGCGATGGGGGTGTTAGCGGTAAGCAAGGCTTCCCGCTTGCCCGGCCAGTTGAGGTGGTAACGCTCCTGTGGGCCTTCGACGATATGCCCCGAAAGCTCCTGGCGAAGCAAGTCGAAGTCGATGGCATATCGTAAGGATGAAGGATGAGGGCTGAAGGCGGAATCTTTTTCATCCTTCATCCTTCCGCTTTCAGCCTTTACTTCCGTCACGCAGCCGGGAAACAGCTCGCGGATACGGGCGATGTTTTCCTGGGTCAGGTTCGGAGAGTGCATTTTCAGTTTTTCCATTTTGATCGTCCTTTAGGGTGTGACTGCCGCCCCGCTGGCAGACAGCGGACGGGTCAGATTTTCAAGTTCTTGTTTCAGGTCACGCAGCTCGGCGTTGATCTCGACCTTGCGGTTAAATTGTTTTTCTTTGCGGAGCCGGGCCTCGCAACGCTCTAGCTCCCGGTGCTTGAGCCGAATGCGCTCCATCCGTTCCACCCGCTTTTGCAGGTCTTCGCCCGGCCGTGCCGGGTACGGCATCAGGGGTAGAAGCAATTGGCCGTAGAGCGCCTCAAGGTCGAAAACCATTGGCAGGGGCTTGCGGGGCGTATCGGTGGCTGTCCAGTCGCTATCGAAATATTCGCTGATGACCCATTTGCTGGCATCCGCTTCACTCGGCCGTTTAAAAGCGGCAATGGGTTTTACTTTCCCGTCGAACCGAAGCTCAAAAATAATCGGGAAGGGAATGGCCAGGTCAATGCAACGCAGCACCTCGGGTTTGAGTTCGTCCCCCTTGAGAGCGATGCTAAAGATCTGGATTTCAGGCACGGCACGGGAAGGCTTCACGTTGATTGTTTCCGGGGCAAGCTTGTGCTGCCAGACAATCTGTTCCACCTGCCGGACAAACATCTGTCTGACTGCAGCGCTGGGGCTTCCGTGCTCGTAGATTTTGTTCTTGGGCAGCACGCGTCCTACAAAGGATGAAGGCGGAAAGATGAAGGATGAATTCACTCTGCCTTCCTCCTTCCGCCTTTATCCTTCAGCTTTACCTTTTTAGAGCAAGCAATCAAGATGGCGATGAGTTGGTTTGCTTCATCCATTAGCTCTGCGAGCTTAGACTCAGGAATAATCCCAGCTTCAACCAGCAATTCCATCCAGTAGCAGCTTTCTTCCAGTTCCTGCAATCCACCTTCAATCTTGCTAATGAACTCCGCATCGGAACGAGCGCGAGTGCCTTCCCGGTAGTGCGCCCCGACTGAAGTGCCAGAACGCAGAAGCTGTTTGCCAATAATCTGTGCTTCCGTGCTTTTAGGCAATGCCGAGTAAAGCCGGATAACTCGCAGGGCAAATTCCTTGGTTCTTGTTCTCAGGTCTTTCATTCCGCCTTCATCCTTCATCCTTCTGAATTACCAAGAAGGCGACGAGCTCGAAATCATCGAGCCCGGCAATGGTGTTCACCAGGGCAGTGGTCTTGCCGCCGGAGAACAGGCTGTCCAGATCCTTTTCCTCCTTGACGTCGATCATCGAACGAATGGCGGCACTTAGCAGATCGGAACAGGCCTTCATGTTCCGGCCTTCGTCCGTCTGCTGATTGAACAGGCGGCAGACGGCCTGAATGGGCTCCGCTTGTCCCTTGCAGCAGGTACGCACCAAGTCCAGCAGACGCTTGACCTCGGTATGG
Protein-coding sequences here:
- a CDS encoding DUF4391 domain-containing protein, with translation MNSSFIFPPSSFVGRVLPKNKIYEHGSPSAAVRQMFVRQVEQIVWQHKLAPETINVKPSRAVPEIQIFSIALKGDELKPEVLRCIDLAIPFPIIFELRFDGKVKPIAAFKRPSEADASKWVISEYFDSDWTATDTPRKPLPMVFDLEALYGQLLLPLMPYPARPGEDLQKRVERMERIRLKHRELERCEARLRKEKQFNRKVEINAELRDLKQELENLTRPLSASGAAVTP
- a CDS encoding site-specific DNA-methyltransferase; the encoded protein is MEKLKMHSPNLTQENIARIRELFPGCVTEVKAESGRMKDEKDSAFSPHPSSLRYAIDFDLLRQELSGHIVEGPQERYHLNWPGKREALLTANTPIAKTLRPCREESVDFDTTKNLFIEGDNLDALKLLQETYLGKVKMIYIDPPYNTGNDFIYEDDFAENTESFLLKSNQKDASGNRLVANTEANGRFHSDWLSMMYPRLKLARNLLRDDGIIFISIDDGEAGSIRELCDEIFGADNFVANVIWEKKYAPSNDAKWFSDNHDHIFVYAKVKEKWYPKLLPRTDEQNNRYTNRDNDPRGPWKSSDLSVKSYSEAYDFPITTPSGRIVNPPHGACWRVSKEKFAEMVSDNRIWFGENGENVPSIKRFLTDVKDGIVPLTIWNFKDVGHNQVGRQELKTLFDGKGFFDGPKPVKLLLRILYLSNLEKDDIVLDFFAGSSSTAHAVMQLNAEDGGNRKFIMVQLPEPCDEKSEAFKAGYKTIAEISKERIRRAGKKILEGECHEGWNKDIGFRVLKIDSSNMADVYYTPDAIEQGQLKIFTDNIKPDRKPEDLLFQVLLDWGVDLTLPIAKKIVRVKKDEGGRIKDENSTSSAFSPHPSSFEEFEVYIVDENSLIACFDTGVNEDLVKELARFEPLRVVFRDTGFVSDAVKINVEQIFKQMSPGTEVKSI
- a CDS encoding four helix bundle protein, with protein sequence MKDEGGMKDLRTRTKEFALRVIRLYSALPKSTEAQIIGKQLLRSGTSVGAHYREGTRARSDAEFISKIEGGLQELEESCYWMELLVEAGIIPESKLAELMDEANQLIAILIACSKKVKLKDKGGRRKAE